A stretch of the Enoplosus armatus isolate fEnoArm2 chromosome 13, fEnoArm2.hap1, whole genome shotgun sequence genome encodes the following:
- the ncf1 gene encoding neutrophil cytosol factor 1, translating to MEGTYVRHVELLGFEKRLYPSQHYVYMLMVKWSDLSEKLIYRTYPEIHTFHKSLKEMFPIESGQIEKRDRIIPSLPAPRWLDSQKSTETRQSTLAEYCHSLINLPPHISRCKHLTSLFKVRPEDENPPAPNTLKRNETFVVSRELARGNASEISGPIILDTYRVIADFTKTSKHEINLHTGDLVEIVEKNQNGWWFCQCESKRGWIPSSYLEPLDGPEESEEAEPNYEGELHITIKAYKAEQEDEISLELGETIEVIHKLLDGWWVIRKGDETGYFPSMFLHKADKKERYEAERLKLQGKKPPPRRSSIRNAKSIHKKGRQQLSQDSYRRNSRRYLQQKGSRLAEPNKYSDAAKSPLRERKNQENIPEQSSSSSESELKKEAPVIPPRPSPELILERCSDNTRKKVSIHKSRSSSSS from the exons ATGGAGGGGACCTACGTCAGGCATGTGGAGCTGTTGGGCTTCGAGAAACGTCTCTACCCGAGTCAGCACTAT GTGTACATGCTGATGGTGAAGTGGAGCGACCTCTCTGAGAAGCTGATCTACAGGACGTATCCTGAGATCCACACCTTCCAC AAATCGCTGAAGGAGATGTTTCCCATCGAGTCTGGTCAGATAGAAAAGAGGGACAGAATCATCCCTTCATtgccag CGCCGCGGTGGCTGGACAGCCAGAAGTCGACAGAAACCAGGCAGAGCACCTTAGCGGAGTACTGTCACTCTCTCATCAACCTGCCGCCTCACATCTCCCGCTGCAAACACCTCACCAGCTTGTTCAAGGTCCGACCCGAGGACGAAAACCCACCTGCCCCAAACAC ACTGAAAAGAAACGAGACGTTTGTGGTGTCCAGGGAGTTGGCCAGAGGCAACGCATCCG AGATTTCTGGCCCCATCATACTGGACACCTACAGAGTGATCGCAGACTTCACCAAGACGTCCAAACATGAGATCAATCTACACACCGGAGACCTGGTGGAAATTGTGGAGAAAAATCAGAACG GTTGGTGGTTCTGCCAGTGTGAGTCCAAACGGGGCTGGATTCCATCGTCCTACTTGGAGCCTCTGGACGGACCGGAGGAGTCCGAGGAGGCTGAACCAAACTACGAAG GAGAGCTGCACATCACTATCAAAGCCTACAAGGCGGAGCAGGAGGACGAGATCTCTCTGGAGCTCGGTGAAACCATCGAGGTCATTCACAAGCTGCTGGACGGCTGGTGGGTCATCAG gaaaGGAGATGAGACCGGTTATTTCCCCTCCATGTTCCTGCATAAGGCCgacaagaaagaaagatatGAAGCAGAGAGGCTGAAGCTGCAGGGAAAGAAACCACCACCCCGCAG GTCCTCCATCCGAAACGCCAAGAGCATCCACAAGAAGGGTCGTCAGCAGCTCAGCCAGGACTCCTACCGCAGGAACAGCCGCCGATACCTCCAGCAGAAGGGCAGCCGCCTCGCCGAACCAAACAAGTACTCCGACGCTGCAAAGTCACcactgagggagaggaagaaccAGG AAAACATTCCCGAGCAGTCTAGCTCCAGTTCAGAGAGCGAGCTGAAGAAGGAGGCGCCGGTCATCCCTCCCCGGCCCAGTCCGGAGCTCATCCTGGAGCGCTGCAGCGACAACACCCGCAAGAAAGTCAGCATCCACAAATCacgctccagctcctccagctag